The DNA region GAATAGCACCGCGATTGGGGGTTGTCCCCGCTCCCGCACCGGAGGATGGTGGAGGGACCGGCGGCGCTGCCGGGGCGTCGCCCCGATCTCTCGGAGGCTCGCATGTTCGCGCGCGCAACCACCATTCATGCCCATCCCTCTTTCCTCGATGTGGGCATCGTCCACGTCCGCGACCGGGTGATGCCGACGTTGGCCGAGCAGGACGGCTGCGCGGGAATGTCCATGCTCGTCGACCGCGATGCCGGTCGGTGCATCGTCACGTCGTCGTGGCTCGACGAGGACACCCTGCGGGCCAGCGAGACCGAGGCGCAGCGGATGTGTGACCGCGTGGCCGAGATCTTCCATGCCACCACCGAGATCACCCGCTGGGAGATCGCCGCGGTGCATCGCGATCACCGCTCCAGGCGGCACGCCGGCGTACGCGTCACCTGGTTACGCACTCGTCCGGACGGACTGGAACGGCTGATCGACACCTACAAACTCGCCCTGATGCCCGAATTGGAAGACCTGGGCGGCTTCTGCAGCAGCACCCTGTTGGCCGATCGGCATTCGGGTCGCGCGGTGTCCTCGATCAGTTTCGACGACCGGGCGGCCTTGGTGGCCGGCCGCGGCGCCGACCAGGCCATCTGGGCCCGGGCGGTCAACGAGGCCGGCGCCGAGATCCTGGAGGTCGCCGAGTTCGACCTGGTGATCGCGAACCTGAATGCCCCCGAGATGGCGTAGGCCCCGCCGACAGCCCCCGACGGGCGCTCCCCGACGGCCGGAGCGCTCGCCGTGCCGATCGCCGCCGGCGTGGCTAGGCTCGGGCCCAGACCGCTCACAGTTAGGGACTGCCTGCGATGACGAGCCACGATCCGGCGCGCTCGAGTCACTCCACTGGCTATCCGAAGGCCCGCCGAATCCGCTTCCGATTCGACCGCGGCGTCGACGACGGCGACGGATACGGCAGGTATTTCGCCGACGGCGACATGGTGCTCAGTCATTTTCTCGCCGGCCTGTCCGGCGGCTTCCCGGCCGGTGAGGAATCCTTCATCCGGTCGGTACGCCGAATGTCCGACCGAACGGTCGATCCGGCGCTGAAGTCGCGGGTGGCCGGGTTCATCGGCCAGGAGTCCACCCACGGCCAAGAACACCGCCGCCTCAACGAGCTGCTGGCCGGCGAGGGCTATCCGATTCGCTGGCAGGATTCCAAGGCGGTGCACCGCTGGAGAATTCGTGTCGAGAACCGCACTCCGGCCCTCGTGCACCTGGCTCAGACCGCCGCGTTGGAGCATTACACCGCGATCTTGGCCGAACGCATCCTGTCCAGCCGCGAAATCCAGGCCATTCCGGGCAGCCCCGAGGTGTGGAACCTGCTGAATTGGCATGCGGTCGAAGAACTCGAGCATAAATCGGTGGCGCTCGACCTCTATCGCGCCGCCGGCGGTTCCGAGGCGATCCGGATCATCGCGATGGCGGTGTTGATCGCCGCAACCGTTCCGCTCGTCGCCCTCGGACTGGCCGTGTCGCTAGCGAAAGACCCGGTTGCACGCCGTCGTCCACGCCAGGTGCTGCGCGGTATCACTGCGCTGTATCGCGGCCCGTTCTTCCGGGGATTCCTGCGCGACGCCGCGATATACCTGCGCCCGGAATTTCACCCCGATGACGTGAATACCGTTGACTTGCTTGATTATTGGCGTTCGAAACTGTTCGGTCCCGACGGGGACCTCAAGGACCACCTGCGCTGACCGAAATCCTGATCGAGCCCCACCCTCAGGCTACGACACACACCCATAACGCTAGTGAATATCCAACTGGCCGTTAGGAATTCATCGATACAGACCGCCACTCGAGAGCATTGACCCGTCTATATTTGTTGCTGGATAACGATTTACGCAATCAATGGGCCACCGGCATCCCGCGCCACACGACCGTCGCGCACCGCCGAGTCGGCCATCCGACCGGACTCCCCCCGGCACACCCGACGCCGGTGCGCCCGACGCCGGCGCAGCCCCGCGCGATGCGCGCCCGCCGAGAAGATCCCGCGGCGATCCCGCCCGGCGATCTCCGACACCACCATCGCCGGACCGCGCCGGCCGGGCCCGCGCAGCATGCCCGAAAACGAAAAAAGCCACCTGTCACCAGGTGGCTTTCTTGTGGTCCCGGCTGGGATCGAACCAGCGACCTTCCGCGTGTGAGGCGGACGCTCTCCCCCTGAGCTACGAGACCGGAGATGAACGAGGACGAACACTAGCACGCCGAAGCCCCGAAGCCTCAACGCGCAGGGCACTTTCCCGCGACTCGCCGCTCTGACGTGCAGAGTTGTGTTGTCTGACATCAGTGGGCTAATGTTCCGTTTCGCAACGAGCGACGATCTCGCTCGTAGCACGCGGATGTAGCGCAGTTGGTAGCGCATCACCTTGCCAAGGTGAGGGTCGCGGGTTCGAATCCCGTCATCCGCTCGAGGGTGTCAAGTGGCATCAACCCCTTGCGGTGGAGTGGCCGAGTGGTGAGGCAACGGCCTGCAAAGCCGTGCACACGGGTTCGATTCCCGTCTCCACCTCCGTCCCAAGGCTCTAAGCGCGGTTAGCTCAGCGGGAGAGCGCTTCCCTGACACGGAAGAGGTCGCTGGTTCAATCCCAGTACCGCGCACCACGATCGAAGCAGGTCGGAGGCTCTACTTAGAGCCACTAACCATAAGTCGTGCGCTAGGCATGCACAGGCGGTCGGCACCGGCCGCGCAGACTTCCCCGCACCCGGAGAGTTCCCCGCGATCCCGGATCAGGTGTCCGACCCCCCGGCTACGGTGCGCACCATGAACACCGATCACCCCAGCGGTAACTCCCGATGACCGGCCTGCGACGGCGACGCCGTGTCCGCCACGCGATCATCTGGGCGGCGGTCGCCACCGGCATCCTGGGTAGCCACGGCACCGCCGGTGCCGTTCCCCACCCTCCGCCACGGACCCCGGCACTCGTGGACCGGGGCGATGACTGCGGGCCGTGGGTGTCCCCGAACATCGGCAACCCGTTGGGTGTGCTGGTCGGCGAAGCTGTGCACCGGGCGGTCTGCGACGCGGTCCGGCAGCAGCCGCCGGAACCGCCGGCCGGGCGGGAAGACGCACCGTGACACCGCGGGCCGCCGCCATCAAGCAGGCGATGATCGACGGACGGAACGCCTATGTCGGTGCCGTGAATCCTTATGCCGGAGAGGATTACACGCTGGCGCGCGCCTGGCGGCTCGGTTATCGGTCGATGCTCGAATCCGTCGTCGGCGCACCACTCAGCTGTTTCTCGACGCCGCCGGACTGCTGTTCGAGGGTGGTGATCACCGGCCGTCGCAGCGCGGCCGCACCGCGCTCCGAGCGGACGTTTCCGCGCGGGCCGCACTGCCGTCTCCGGCACGCCTGACACCCGGGCCGCGGTGGCGCCCGGGCGGCGGCGTTCCCCGGTTACCCCTTGTTCGCCTTCAGCACCATGCCCACCAACGCGGTGACGACGGTGCCCAGCACGCCCCCGCCCACCAGGCTGCCGGCGGCGTTCGCGAGGACGTCGGGGCCCAGGACACCACTGAGCAGCCCGCCACCGGCCAGACCGCCCAGGCCGCCACTGATCAGGCTGCCCAGACCGCCAGGACTGGGAATCTTTGCCGACGCATCGGCACCCTTGCCCCCCAATGCTCCCCCGATAGCGCCTGCGATCAGCGATTCGAGCATGTTGCACCCCTTTGCGAACGTGCACAGCCGCGTTAGCTGCACCTACGGTTCCGTTATAACGAAGATCACAATCGGCCACCGGCGCATTCGGCCAGATCGCCGGCAAACACCGGCCGGAGCCGACCGGCAAGTGGGTGGGCGGCACAATCGTCAGCGATACACACGGGACAACCTGTGAAAGGTGAGCCGCATGAATCGACCCGTCCTCGCTTTCGCCGCGACGGCATTGCTCGCCGCCGGCCCGGTTGCAGGATGTTCAGGCCAGGCCGAGTCGGCCGACGGGCAACCGCCCGCCGCCGCGCGACCGGTCGCCCACCCCGGTGACACCCTGACCCTGACGCGCGCCGACGGCAGCAACGTCGTCGTCACCCTGGACGGGGTCATCCGTCCCGCGACGCCCACTCGCAGCGGCGCCGAGCCCGACACGGGCTACCTCGCAACGAAGTTCACCATCACCGATCCCGGGCCGTCGGAGATCGAGGGATCGGTCAACATCAACGTGTCGGTCATCGGCTCCGACGATCAGATCCACGCCGCGGACCTGAAGAACGTCGAGGAATGCACGAACTTCGACTCCGGGGTGTTCCACCTCGCCCCGGGCGAATCGGCCAGCGGTTGCGTGGTGTTCGCCCTGCCCCGCGGCGTCGATCCGGTGCGGGTCAAATATGTGCCGTCGGCCGGATTCGCCGATGACGCCGGGGAATGGACCATCGACTGATCGCCGGTCACCGGCCGGAATCGCCCCGCTCCCGGACGAAGGCTGCTGCACCGGTCAACGCGATGTGCCATCATGCCCACAAGCAAACGAAGAGGACATGATGCATCGCTGGATTCTGGGCCTGGTCACTTCCGTCGCCACCGCGCTGGCGTTGATGGTGCCGGCCGCCGCACATGCCACGCCGAC from Mycolicibacter sp. MU0083 includes:
- a CDS encoding metal-dependent hydrolase; protein product: MTSHDPARSSHSTGYPKARRIRFRFDRGVDDGDGYGRYFADGDMVLSHFLAGLSGGFPAGEESFIRSVRRMSDRTVDPALKSRVAGFIGQESTHGQEHRRLNELLAGEGYPIRWQDSKAVHRWRIRVENRTPALVHLAQTAALEHYTAILAERILSSREIQAIPGSPEVWNLLNWHAVEELEHKSVALDLYRAAGGSEAIRIIAMAVLIAATVPLVALGLAVSLAKDPVARRRPRQVLRGITALYRGPFFRGFLRDAAIYLRPEFHPDDVNTVDLLDYWRSKLFGPDGDLKDHLR
- a CDS encoding ribosome modulation factor, with the protein product MTPRAAAIKQAMIDGRNAYVGAVNPYAGEDYTLARAWRLGYRSMLESVVGAPLSCFSTPPDCCSRVVITGRRSAAAPRSERTFPRGPHCRLRHA